The genomic window CAACAAACTATATGCTGTCTATTGATCATTGGTCATCTTATGACTAATGATTACTGGTCACTCTCAGTGTCAATGTCAATGTCCACTCAATGGTGATGACCAAAGGCTAGGAGTAACGGAGCTAGGCACCCAGTGACAACAGCAAATAAATCAGTTCTACTAAAACCACTTCTGATTTCAACAGTGCCCTCACTGTCTGTACTTGTTGTAGGATGCGCACTTGCTATTTCTGGAAGGACGTGGACGGTTGCTACGTATAGGAAGGTACCCGCTGAGAAGAGCATGGATATACCTGTTGCGTTGACTGATGACAGTGCTTGTTTACTAGCCTGTAACACAAAGATAAATAAGAATATTTATGGTACATACAACAAACAATGGCAAACCAAGAGTCCAATTCAAACAAAAAATCCTTAACATATCATGATctacaaaaatattacaattttaaattttttttttaactaaaagggatatcaaaaaatgtttgttgttgttaatgtgtataatttagttcgcctcaagtttggtagtgacgtcaatgctctttCGCCACAAGCATGCCGACTAAATGCCCCTGTAGACATGCATGTACACTCGGATCGTTTAACTTTACATATGCAATTCGATACTACGGCAAGCAAAATATGcacgtacgtcactaccgaacttgagttgaaccaaattatagctaGATGTTGTTGATGGTGTAGCATGATGTTGGCCAAGTCAGGTTTTTAGAGCTTTTGTTTTAGAGTTTTGATGTATTTATTTACTCCACTACTTCCCTTGGCCATAGTTTTGGTCAACTTTGTTTCAATAACAATCACATAATAAAAGGATGTAACTTGTAAAGACAATAAGAGGAAATTACTTTCTTCTGCCAAAGTATGTGCCATACAATGAACCATTTATCACAAaagaccacagaattagagaaggagaacttgGACTCCCTAAATGAGCCCCAGTTTCCAGTTTTTACTATCAATGGCAAGAAGGTTGATACCACTAACAGTATGAAACTTCTGGGAGTCACAATTCAAAACAATCTCCAGTGGGATATCCAAGTTGGTCAAATGATTACAAAGGCTTCAAAGAGAATGTACATGCTCTATGTTCTTAAGCGATTCAGAGCTTCTGCTAGTGATCTGACCTCGGTCTACCAAATGTACGTATGTCCGGTATTAGAATATGCCAGTCCTCTCTGGCACAGTAGTATCACTAAACACCAAGCTGACCAGATGGAACTTATCCAAAAGCGCCGCCGTCAGATAATACTCGGTAACCAGTACAGCTCATATTCAGAGGCTCTGAAGACGCTTGAGCTCTGTTCTCTTGTTGAAAGGCGGGAACATCTCCTTAGAGGTTTTGGCGAGAGCATTTTGAAATCAGAGCGTCACAACAGGATGCTCCCTGCTCCCAAAAGTAAAAGACACGGTAAAAACCTCAGGAATGCTCAACAACTTGACCCGCCTAGATGCAAGAGAACTTCGCTACCAAAAATCAACAATTCCTGCAGTTGTGAATCttttaaattcttgatttgttgtttgtcaaaatatgtttttttttttaaatatatatttctgtgttttttgATGTATGCATTGTTAACCAGATGTCTCAGTTTCCTGACTGTATTTCTGGATTTTTATaccgtaataaataaataaataaatcaaaataccACCACATACAATAGTGCCGTCACCTATGAGGAGAAAATTTGGGGTATTctgtccttgccgacggtgcacagagacaaacaaaaacaattctgtgtcTTGGTAtcgtgtgcaggtcgcatcatctctcaaatgcacccatcatccatgtcgcgcttgcatgacaacgactGCCTCAATCGCATTCCATGGGAAACATAATacacccaatttttgctccatgcctgtatcaagatggcggtcgagtcctggttctcctgcTCTAATTCTGTACAAAAGACAGTATCACTAAATTTGAatgtctaatgctggtttcatactttctgccggtGACGTTTCAttatgccgcttgcacttgtctgcaagcggaacggcacaccgctgagcggcagcggcatgactctgaaagccactcttgccgctcagcacagctccaaaatcgtattttgctctcatacgtcagagcagcCCCGCTctgagttgatttgaattcaacttccagcagtgctgccgccgcggcaaagcggtggagtgatcgatatatcagcttgccgctggtcaccgctagcatttctggtgcgactgcgcagtgaagtaaaatcatctgcaGAGCGGCAaagtggcaagcggcaggaaagtatgaaaccagcattagtatGTTAAGTCAAAAAGGAAAGCTCACTTCAACTGTGGCAAAAAAGAAGTAAACTGCTAGTGATGTAAAAAGAAGAACCACTCTTTTACCCAATTAGCTACTTACATGACTAAGACCAAAATATGTTATAAGTGCTGCTACAGGTGCAGCCATAGCGAAGACAAACAGGTGTTTCCGTATCCTATTTCTCTCATAGTTTTCATGAAGCAGGAAGCTTACTAAACCAAATGCTGCTGGAGCctgtaaaacaaataaaagaaGAGAGAAATTTGTAAGGATCGTATTTATgactgtttgatgggaattcatacaatcaaatccatttttggtgacatGCTTTTTGTTATATAGTTTCAGGCAGCACTTCACAGTGGTGTTatgtcataggggcacagggggacatgcccccccccccaatcgattgcaaaatgtagaaaatcccataggaaaattgccaacaaacggcttgtgcccccaatcagacccggtgcccttccaatcatggtcggtgtccCCCAATTGGATGACCCATGCTATGCCACtggcacttcatcagactggcaactttgCTTCTTCTTTCCCAAAGTTACGAAGGGTAGTGGTGCTAAAATCTGGTCAAAAATAATTGGTAAGAAATAGATCTTATCCGCTCTCcctgtggctcatctggtaaaggcggggcagatgaccaatgataaaagaccttgttacagttggttccgatcagggtaacaagcCTGATTATTAGCTACATGTACAccttgactgtcctgtaaaaattgcccctaccagctatctacggcgacccccttcgttcaccaggtcacttgtgcctggctgaAGATTTGTCAGCGTTATTCCCTACCCTAGATTTCAGCTATTAATGCCTAGATTTACTCACATAAAAAAAGACCCCTTTGCATATATTCATGGTATTTCCCTCTAGGCCCCTGATCCAAATTGCCTCCCTGAAATTATTCAGCAAGAAAAAAACCCTGTGCTACTGGTGGGCTGACCTTACAAGGAGGGTCGGTTGGGCAAGTGTTTTTTTATAGCAAAATCACCTAAATCTTTTCTACCTCACTTAGAATGCATTTCTTTCAGTCAAAATAAATTACTTTTGCagaaaacagctgattttacattcaTACAGCAATTTCCATCAAACtcaatccacttttggccaaaaatggcagattttacatgcagacagcaaattaaaaaagaaatagcAGGGTTTTTCCATTGCCTAATCGATCTTTTGTTCCTCTTGGTCTCACTTGATTTAATATTGGCGTCCTCCCAACCTATGACATGCTTGTTCCACAACATAGTCTGTGATAGCCCATTAATTTTTTTCAGTAAGGAATGTAAGTAAATTAAGTAAGTAACCAAAAAaaggatttgatagtatgaattcccattgGCATTACACACTGTAATTGACTTGTTTTGAGAATTTTCCATGAGAACAAGTTATAACTATAAACATAACACAACATCGATCACAGAGGAGGATGAGCATTTTGCTTGTTATCTGTTCAAATAAAAATAAGGTTAAAATGAGAATGATATCAAGTAAGTTATATAGTATTTCTATGAGTATGCCGTCGGTTATCACAGTTTTACTGGTGCAGCCGGTCCCTGCGTGAgtagtcagagacacatctgatgaaagcttaagggggtactacacccctgtggtaaatttgtgactatttttgcatttttctcaaaaaataataacacactggtaacaaaagttatgtatattgttggtgcaaggaatcaaattactacatcgaaattttagtgactcaagacaagcggttcagtatatatgataggaaatgaggtacatcctagcggtaccttatttcttatcataaataacgaaccccttgtcttgggtcactgaaattccagtgtagtaattagattccttgcccctataatatacataacttttgttaccagtgttttattagtttttgaggacaatgcaaaaatagacacaaatttatggaggggtgtagtacccccttaaccactcACATTGGGATTAGCTATACTGGTAATTAGGCATGGGAACATTAAACACATGTACCGTTAGACGCACACACGATCCGTTAAACGTTTAGCAATTGTGGTAAATGTGTAACATgcaagtcattttcaaccttcaattttccatttttcaatgctaatcaacagttgaaagtaacaaaatctgaagacgaccttaataatttacatgaaacttgctcaaaacattcattatttaacactaatacgtcgaaataatgcatagtttctgacatgtttgggccGTTGACTTCGCGAATTTTACCTTATGTACGGCGCCATTGGTACTAACATATTCTGTTAGAAATTCCGGTTTTGTGAGGTGTGGTTGAGGTGCACCGCACCTATCGtatattcatgaaatcttgccGATAGACGGGGCTGGATCAATGCGTGTTAATATGTTAAACACACGCATCACTGATGCGTTAAACGTGTaggaaaataaacggaataacctATCTCTACTGGTAATGTAATAACTGATAGTGCACTCGTAGAAATAATATGACTTTTTATGAATTCCTGTCGAGAAAGTCTATGTACTTAATTGATATCAAGTTGTAAGCAATTGCAACATACCTTGTGTAGCATGATAGCCATGAATACTATCATCTGTACATCAGGTCTTGACATAGTAGCTGCGGCACCCATAGCTATACCATCGGCTGTACAAGGGGCAATCAAAAAGGATCAAATATCATGCAAGTTAAGAATAATTTAAAATTGAAACTAGTCCTACTACTTGTTTATTTGCTTACAGCGAACGCTGCATTTCAAGGAACATCCGCATCAACAactgatgttgttagctctgatggtTTTTTTTGTGGAAACAGCTTTGGGACTAACACACATCatttagagaaggagaaccgagATCCGACTGCCATCTTCATACAGGCATGGAAAGAGTCGAGGCATTCATTGTCATGCAAGcgtgacatggatgatgggcgcatttgagagacgcaatTGATGCGACCTACACGAGAGTACCAAGATGCTGCAGATGAATTGTTTTCCGCACattgtcggcaaggacccgaatacccccaagtttctccccatagctgacggcgcgattgtatgtggcggtatacaTGTAGGGAGTCCCAGTTcttcttctctaattctgtggactAATCACATGACGTCACATCAACATCATGTGACATCACCGACAGACTatccaaatcaagaaacaagaaccaTCCTTAGATCCTGTatgggacaacctgatcaaaaCCAACCAAGACCAGGGACAAAAATTTACCAACTTTGATGACATCAAAGTGTGACTTCATCTGATTAGgtctactactgtctgttcaattagcttagattcttgaatttttatgatatttgaaaaaatacaaaattgtggtcaaagtcatcaaagaaaagtgttagcacagccttagacctaacgtgatttatacttttcaaattctaaagttcaatttaaaaccccatttcgtttcaattttggtcttttcccgcgatatttttataacaagcggtagaacgtcgggtaccataaacttttttgaatcaatccatttagagcaatggggacgaatgtcataatgcgctgagatagtatttattcgaccatccgcatcaagaCGTATTCTCCatcaaaatagctatatttgccagtatgcctatttgtgttgaaatcctactgttgaaacattacgttattacgttgcgaatgggtctgagaaggtgtaggcctataggcctattataaaactacacatttattttcaatttgttatttcgttttatttgttgaatatatacaaactatgagaaggacatttggaaacaaaagaacttttgtacaaaaaaatattatttaaaacaatctggttacagaaaacaattcttgtaaagtcactgtatctgaaaatgtcaagcgaatgctgatattcttgggaaggaatgatggtaatggtattaaacaaaacccaatttacattgtaaaccagttgaaataagaacgaaatccataattttcatgtcattgtttaggaaaaaaataatgctcagaataatgttatgcataaaacgtaatcgcgccatataatttcgtgtaacaaaacccggtggaccatcatcacctatagaacctatccaataaccggaacggtataacaattgaaatggaagGACATATTGGTGGGCAggttgttttgctaaattggatagggtctatgccctaagttgagaatggaccgtcccactcgatttgtaaaaaggtcgcgaacccttttggtggacccaagtactgcctaaaatgaggcaaaattgaaaagaaatcgggttttaaattgaacttgggaatttgaaaagtataaatcacgttaggtctaaggctgtgctaacacttttctttgatgactttggccgcgattttttatttcttcaaatatcttaaaaattcaagaatctaagctaattgaacagacagtagttcctACCATGTGGATAACTTGAGATTTGGTGCACTAGTTAGTCATTGCTGTGTCAACAGTCACCATGATGCCTGCTCAACAAAACTCTCTTAAGTGACTCCATAATACTCCTATCCACCTTCACAATCCCCCAACAAATATCCTTCCTGCTGCACATACACGACCTATTTATAGCTCTGTTATTATAACATTCCTACCCCCTCCTCCCAACAAATATCCTACCTGCTGCATGTACAACAAGACCTAATGTTGCTGTGATACTAGTTCTGCTATTTCTTGATGATCCAACTTCAACATCAtctataatgaaaatataaaaatgcaaacaaaatggGTTATCAATTGCACCAGTGTAGGTAAAATACTTGATGCATAGATGCTACAAAGGATTCATAATACCACCTAGAAGCAGCTAACTAACTTGAACCATTTCTCTTTGCAATATTTCATATATTCGTAATATTAAATGCATACAAGACCAGCAGAGAAGAAATCTGACACTTCCCATAttacatttcttccatttcaatttttgtACTgacttgctatctagtgcaacatggggtGTACTGTGTAGTAAGTATGTAATGATGTGAtgaatcatgttgcaaaggattctgggaagggtaaggtatCTTCTCTGCAAGATCGGAGATGTAATACAGATAATTGTTCAAATCCTGAAAAGTGCCGATTCATTTATCACCTAGATCAGAATTGCTGGGTAAATCTGGAAAAGTTACATAGATCAgcaagactaaagctatttaacagtggcaactcgttaacacgaaccctcttaacatgaagttactgataacaagaagtatgttttacattcccaagcatacatatcacatgttattagaactggataacatgaactcctgataacaagaagtaaaatgtGAATTCCGCACAAGTTAGTGTTAATGAGTTTGCACTGTAATAGATACTGTAGGTCTTGTCTGTCTACCTTTGGTTACAAACAACCCCAATGCTACCTATCTGTTAACTGCAtgtacacacaccccccacacatacACATTCTGCAGGCATATGCCTACCAGCCTGTGTCAGCAATCAGAGACCTTGTGTATTATTATCAAAATAAGGATTTTTTTTGtgcataatatatataatatgtgtacgatacacaatacataatatcTCTAGTGGTATTTACGTGACAGTGGACAATTTATACAACAGCGGACATATCTCTACTAGATGCCATTGTGTCTTTGTGACCTACTGGAGTGCAGACCTCCACAAACCCAGGATGGCACCCGTTTGCAGGTTAGTCCATGGTTTAAATGTGAAaagtcttgtgtgtgtcctcgtttgcaggcAAACACTTGACTCATACTGACattcacatgcacattttgtccATATTTTACAAGATTgcattgtctcgagacagcaggaaagcaaaacaacgcaaagaatagactccgcattgccccacgatcatgaggaccatttaatacacataagcttatttataataatttcacaatctcatagaaattaagactatattgagataataacagatttcatatcaattaaacaaattatatacattgagataattaattgcagcaagcatttggaattattgattatcttcatataaatcaataaacacacaaattattggaaaaatgtgtacaagccaaccatacaggctggacaaacaaaagttgacttctgaatcacatttaaccaatttcatcttaagcaaatcttaagcatatcttaaacagatacatctttggatcaaacagaggattggattggaaaacagcatttttaaccgcaattaaataattagaaatctccaaaagaataaacaatgccaacactagcaaacgaacattttgtattcagcaagatctggcatcaatgcttaaaccatttactgatatataatatattaaatccaccgttatttacaaccaagtaaataaagatactccaaataagcaacaaagcatttataaccctggtataaaaatgcagtagaaagggaggaaagcatgaaggcaaccaatagcccactataaaacgcagtagaaagtggagacaatctactgacaagattcttcaggttttgaagaaactccaccaccctcaataaaaacgcagtagaaagtggagacaatctactgacgagattcttcaggttttgaagaaactccaccaccctctataaaaacgcagtagaaagtggagacaatctacttacgagattcttcaggttttgaagaaactccttacaaagctttcaatagcccaataaacccattcaataccataaaacgcggtagaaagtggagacaatctactgacgagattcttcaggttttgaagaaactccatacaaagcaatcaatagcccaataaaaccaacaaataccataaaacgcagtagaaagtggagacaatctactgacgagattcttcaggttttgaagaaactccatacaaagctttctatagcccaataaaaccattcaataccataaaacgcagtagaaagtggagacaatctactgacgagattcttcaggttttgaagaaactccattcaaagcaatcaatagcacaataaaaccaaccaataccataaaacgcagtagaaagtggagacaatctactgacgaaattcttcaggatttgaagaaactccatacaaagcattcgatagcccaataaaaccaatcaataccataaaacgcagtagaaagtggagacaatctactgacgagattcttcaggttttgaagaaactccatacaaagcattcaatagcccaataaaaccaatcaataccataaaacgcagtagaaagtggagacaagcTACTGACGAGATTCGTCAGGATATGACGAAACtcccccaccctctataaaaacgcgcggtagaaagtggagacaatctactgacgagattcttcaggtttcaagaaactccaccaccctctataaaaagcgcagtagaaagtggagacaatctactgacgcgattcttcaggttttgaagaaactccatacaaagcattcattccccttctataaaacgcagtagaaagtggagacaatctattaatgatattcttcaagatttgaagaaattccatacaaagcctctatttttaagcataaagcagcataattggacataccattttattggagtatctttaaccatatttagttaactgattcactccttccagcttttgggagggtgggtgggattttttggtccatcaagatcgaaggaacaattgcaagtgcatcactaggagaactatggacataacaaaggaatgaaaaaataagatgggaaacctgaatggctgcacaccactaaagtgacagctgactggatagaaaaactgagcttgttgctataacaacataacaacaacccctaaattaaaactgaattgaccaggagaccaaaaaactctaagtgtacttgagaatgctcaagtgggaataagaggataagcctctacacctagatgcacatgacagcctaatgtcccctgctgctgagacaatctagtttttaaaagatttgcaactttaaaaaacggaattattTTGTGCAGTTGCACAAATATTTGTCTCACAGGTGAAGATGGTATTTAAAGCATAATTCTGAGTTTTCTAATCTTGTTGCATCCTAAAAGGCCAAAATTAGAAATAATTGGAATGCAAATAAAATGGTAAATACATAGTACTTACTAGACGGTGGTCCATGAGAATGTCCATGTCCGCCTCCGATTTGGTCCACTAATAACATAAAGACAAAACCCGTAACTAAGGCAACACCTATAAGGTAATGTAACTCTTCTTCACTGCTATGACTTTCCAAGCTAtgctcatgatgatgatgatgaggatcacCATCTTTCTGGGCATCTGCAGCTTGTGGATCATCTGCTGGTGGTGGTGGGTTTACTGCTCTATGTATGTGACCATCTGAGAAAAatcaaataatgaataaataatgaaactGAAAATTGTAATTCATGGTAAACATGAGACAAAATTTTGCATCTGTaagtacattttgatgcaaaaattGACTTGATTCAAAAATAACAATTCCACACTAATATTGAATTTGAACCTGAAAGTTGAGACAtacatttcagactttttttttgaaaagtgcaatatacatcaaaaaacacaattttcggCACAAATCTATGATCAACAAATTTTTAACTTTCAAATAACATGATCGCGCCAAAGCCGCCAAAGTCATATCCTTACTTTACACTACCGGTATAATTACATGGAgcttcattttaaagcttaacaAATTATAGCTTGAACACACATTTGCTGTGATTTTGTGCATTCATCTTTGTATTAGAGTTAAGTGTGGTAGATAGGGTTTAGGCAACTAGTTTAGAGATAGCTGATAGTACATTTCTTGGAATCTAACATTAGTGGCAGCAACATACATGGTGTTAGCCAGAGAGCAGTCTGCCCGTTTCTTGGACAGGCAAGGTCAAAAGTAGACTGGTGGAAAAATCATCAACCCGTTCAGAAGACAGGCAGGAAAATATAGTTTGAATTGTTTTCACCTTTATTCATATCATtttgataatgataatattatatgTCTATGAAAATACTATAACATTTAAAATACCTTGTAGTTAATGATTGATTTTGACACATGATCGATATTGTGTCAAGATCAATAATCTTGACACATGATCAATATTGGACCCCAAAAATTTTGGACAGGGAGTTTCTGAATCCTGGCTACCACCCTGGCAACaggtattccttttttttttaatcacacatTACAGACAGATAAGAACATGGCAATTTGTTCTTGCTCTGCTATGTTTCAAGTACAAacaataaagctgaatttattctTGATCGCCGggcgattgcgattaaacgcttttggaaagcgatgggcaatcgctgAATTTTACGATGCATCGcctgtcgcttttgcatttatacttatcacggcgatagcgattgcagacgacaattaaaatattttaaatgccacaaaatacatttttaaaacatcagttgctgtcaataattattgatttgaattaattcatcaccaaaagttaataatcgagaaaggtaaattaaatagcaaaataatagatccagttggttgtatatgattggttgacgcattcacgtgtcaagcgatatcgctgtgaagttgagatttcttcaactcgcaaaagcgacgtcgtttttgcctcagcgatttgaatcgattgctcgccttgacgctctggaaatgtgagtaaacactgagcatgcgtgagaatcgcttttctgcaaaagcgatcgagtacaAATTCAGCTTAAAACTGATAGAAATCATGCAAAACAAAACGTTTACCCAATGTACCTTCAAATAGAGAATGAATGCCTTCAGGAATGATAACAGCCAAGGCAGTACCCACCAGGAGACCAGCACCAAGTACTGTGATAAATCGCATCTTACTCTGTcaacaaaaaataatacaaaattaacaAAGTTTAATTATGTTCAGCAGGGCACACTAGTAAAAAGAACATTTGGTATGATA from Amphiura filiformis chromosome 5, Afil_fr2py, whole genome shotgun sequence includes these protein-coding regions:
- the LOC140153349 gene encoding zinc transporter ZIP9-like; the encoded protein is MSNMDDPWAIVALSLAMLVGCYIAGSVPLAFNLSESKMRFITVLGAGLLVGTALAVIIPEGIHSLFEDGHIHRAVNPPPPADDPQAADAQKDGDPHHHHHEHSLESHSSEEELHYLIGVALVTGFVFMLLVDQIGGGHGHSHGPPSNDVEVGSSRNSRTSITATLGLVVHAAADGIAMGAAATMSRPDVQMIVFMAIMLHKAPAAFGLVSFLLHENYERNRIRKHLFVFAMAAPVAALITYFGLSHASKQALSSVNATGISMLFSAGTFLYVATVHVLPEIASAHPTTSTDSEGTVEIRSGFSRTDLFAVVTGCLAPLLLAFGHHH